Proteins from a genomic interval of Triplophysa dalaica isolate WHDGS20190420 chromosome 13, ASM1584641v1, whole genome shotgun sequence:
- the flrt2 gene encoding leucine-rich repeat transmembrane protein FLRT2, protein MEFQAGFWKNYWTSFFRFWLTVLLSLHMQLTPVYSCPEECRCEKTFVYCNERSLTSVPLGVQKGSKTLFLHNNQINNAGFPLDLHNVASVETVYLYGNQLDEFPLNLPMHVRVLHLQENNIQTISRGALAQLAMLEELHLDDNSISSVGVEEGAFREAVSLKLLFLTKNHLSSIPIGLPADLKELRLDENRIADINEDAFQNVTTLQRLLLDGNLLEDRDIAPGTFQDLVNLKELSLARNALTTPPPLLPGTSLTKLNLQENQIDSINVAAFSDLKKLERLDISSNQLQFLPPGVFDGLRNLRYLNARNNLWRCDCSIKWVIAWLRSLPSLVNVRGFTCQSPERVRGTVIRELTLDAIDCPAGTVLHPWPTHSYPSTLSPRKTSIISTPGSAHITTISSPAFNPTSANPTTPVPQFPLLPLPPYEDPLKMSFHVVNSTCIDMSWESYFTVTAYKVRWVKMGKSLMSDITRERTVPGNQRQLSLTNLEPLSLYRICVYVLDNLNTYRPGEDTICSEAKTKSLSTYSESEQAAQQDNTSTLLLAGVIGGAVLVVLVTLLSLICWHMHKKNRSLSSTNWKYNRGRRKDDYCEAGTKMDSSILEMTETSFQIVSLKNEQLLKEDFGINHIYSPNGGIGPRDCHISNNRIGYCKSSSVPSVDFCRT, encoded by the coding sequence atggaGTTTCAAGCTGGATTTTGGAAGAATTATTGGACTTCATTTTTTCGGTTCTGGTTAACAGTGTTGTTAAGTTTGCATATGCAGCTCACCCCTGTCTACTCCTGTCCTGAAGAGTGCCGTtgtgaaaaaacatttgtttactgTAATGAGAGAAGCCTCACATCTGTGCCTCTGGGGGTGCAAAAGGGATCTAAGACCCTCTTCCTCCACAACAATCAGATCAACAATGCCGGCTTTCCGTTGGACCTACACAATGTTGCTTCTGTAGAGACTGTTTACCTATATGGAAACCAGCTGGATGAATTTCCCCTCAACCTTCCCATGCATGTTCGAGTGCTTCACCTCCAGGAAAACAACATCCAGACTATTTCCAGGGGAGCACTAGCTCAGCTAGCCATGCTGGAGGAACTCCACCTGGATGACAACTCGATCTCTTCTGTAGGAGTAGAAGAGGGGGCATTTAGGGAGGCTGTCAGCCTCAAGCTTCTTTTCCTCACTAAAAACCATTTGAGCAGCATACCTATCGGATTACCAGCAGATCTGAAGGAGCTGCGATTGGATGAGAATCGCATCGCTGACATCAATGAGGACGCCTTTCAGAATGTCACCACACTACAACGACTGTTGCTGGATGGAAACCTACTGGAAGATAGGGACATTGCTCCTGGGACATTCCAGGATCTTGTGAACCTCAAAGAGCTCTCATTGGCACGCAATGCACTCACCACTCCACCACCACTGCTCCCCGGTACATCCCTGACTAAACTCAATCTGCAAGAAAATCAGATTGACAGTATTAATGTGGCTGCCTTCTCTGATCTTAAAAAACTGGAAAGGTTAGATATCTCCAGCAACCAACTTCAGTTTCTTCCACCAGGTGTCTTTGATGGCTTGAGAAACCTGAGATACCTTAATGCGAGAAACAACCTCTGGCGCTGTGATTGCAGCATTAAGTGGGTCATTGCTTGGCTTAGGTCTCTGCCATCTTTGGTAAATGTCCGTGGATTTACATGCCAAAGTCCAGAGAGGGTTCGTGGCACGGTAATCCGAGAACTGACCTTAGATGCCATTGATTGCCCAGCGGGCACAGTGCTGCATCCCTGGCCCACCCATTCATATCCATCTACATTATCACCCCGCAAGACCTCCATTATCTCCACTCCTGGATCTGCTCACATCACTACCATTTCATCCCCTGCTTTTAACCCCACCTCAGCCAACCCAACAACCCCAGTACCACAGTTCCCTCTTTTGCCCCTACCTCCCTATGAGGACCCATTAAAAATGTCCTTTCATGTTGTTAACTCTACCTGCATTGACATGAGCTGGGAATCCTACTTTACTGTGACAGCTTACAAAGTGAGATGGGTGAAGATGGGGAAGAGCTTAATGAGTGACATCACTCGAGAAAGAACAGTCCCGGGAAACCAGCGCCAGCTAAGCCTAACAAATCTAGAGCCACTTTCTCTCTATCGGATTTGCGTGTATGTTCTTGATAATCTTAACACTTATAGGCCAGGGGAGGATACTATCTGTTCTGAGGCAAAGACCAAATCCTTATCTACATATTCTGAATCTGAGCAGGCTGCTCAGCAAGACAACACCTCCACACTTTTATTGGCCGGAGTAATAGGTGGAGCAGTTTTGGTGGTCTTAGTGACACTTCTGAGCCTTATTTGCTGgcacatgcacaaaaaaaacaggTCATTATCATCAACCAATTGGAAGTACAATCGTGGCAGGAGAAAAGATGACTACTGTGAGGCCGGCACCAAAATGGATAGCTCCATTCTGGAAATGACTGAAACAAGCTTTCAGATAGTGTCTTTAAAGAATGAGCAGCTTTTAAAAGAGGACTTCGGAATTAATCACATTTACTCTCCTAATGGAGGAATTGGCCCCAGAGACTGTCACATTAGTAACAACAGAATAGGTTACTGCAAGAGCAGCAGTGTTCCCAGTGTGGACTTCTGCCGCACATGA